The Hymenobacter oligotrophus genome has a window encoding:
- a CDS encoding ABC transporter substrate-binding protein: MHPPLIQTPLTVTDQMNRRVVVPYPPQRIVSLVPSQTELLFDLGLGERVVGVTKFCIHPQEARQQAQVIGGTKNFHFDKIAALKPDLIIGNKEENYQEGIEQLAAEYPVWMSDIFTLGDSLRMMRQVGLITGTQARAERLASEIANSLLALPSAAEPLTAAYFIWRKPYMAAAAGTFIDDMLPRAGFRNVFGALGRYPEISAEQLAAAAPQVILLSSEPYPFQDKHVAEFQAICPSAQVLVVDGELFSWYGSRLRHTAAYFQQLQSEVA; encoded by the coding sequence ATGCATCCGCCGCTCATCCAAACCCCGCTCACCGTTACCGACCAGATGAACCGGCGCGTGGTGGTGCCTTACCCGCCGCAGCGCATCGTGTCGTTGGTGCCTTCGCAAACGGAGCTGCTGTTCGACCTAGGGCTGGGCGAGCGAGTGGTGGGGGTCACGAAGTTTTGCATTCACCCGCAGGAGGCGCGGCAGCAGGCCCAGGTAATTGGCGGCACCAAGAACTTCCACTTCGATAAAATAGCCGCGCTCAAGCCCGACCTCATCATCGGCAACAAGGAGGAGAACTACCAAGAGGGCATCGAACAGCTGGCGGCTGAGTACCCCGTGTGGATGAGCGACATCTTCACCCTAGGTGATTCGCTGCGGATGATGAGGCAGGTGGGGCTGATTACTGGCACGCAAGCCCGCGCCGAACGCTTGGCCAGCGAAATTGCCAACAGCCTGCTGGCTTTGCCAAGTGCTGCCGAACCGCTTACGGCCGCTTACTTTATTTGGCGCAAGCCCTACATGGCCGCCGCCGCGGGCACTTTCATCGACGATATGCTTCCCCGTGCGGGCTTCCGCAACGTGTTTGGGGCCCTAGGTCGTTATCCCGAAATCAGCGCCGAGCAGCTGGCCGCGGCCGCGCCGCAAGTCATATTGCTGTCGTCGGAGCCGTATCCCTTTCAGGACAAGCACGTGGCGGAGTTCCAAGCTATTTGCCCCAGCGCCCAAGTGCTGGTAGTAGATGGCGAGTTGTTTAGCTGGTACGGCAGCCGGCTGCGGCACACCGCGGCGTATTTTCAGCAGTTACAAAGCGAAGTAGCATGA
- a CDS encoding 3-phosphoshikimate 1-carboxyvinyltransferase, producing MHQPTFPDTLSLRWPGGPLRGTAMLPASKSESNRALILQALAGGGTLTHLSEANDTQLMRRLLAHPEAEVFDAEDAGTVMRFLTAYLAVTGRRTTLTGTARMLERPIGVLVDALRKLGANIGYLGREGYPPLQLNGFEPGAATTLAVRGDISSQFISALMMVGPLIPGGLNLQLTGHIGSRPYITMTASLMRHFGAQVEVRDRDVRVAPKPYKPADYTIEADWSAASYWYAMVALGPAGSQIHLPGLRRQSWQGDQAIMYLMDPLGVHTEFVADGVILRQAPAKERAGHVAMNFTDCPDLAQTIAVTAAATGVTVDMVGLESLRIKETDRIAALQNELGKFGASLTAEERDMFRVSAPQLHVNGQSVATYHDHRMAMAFAPLALRGKIDVETPAVVRKSYPFFWEELRQAGFKM from the coding sequence ATGCACCAACCAACTTTTCCCGATACGCTGTCGTTGCGCTGGCCCGGTGGCCCGCTGCGCGGCACGGCCATGTTGCCCGCCTCCAAAAGCGAAAGCAACCGCGCCCTTATCCTGCAAGCCTTGGCCGGTGGCGGCACCCTCACGCACCTTTCCGAAGCCAACGACACCCAACTGATGCGCCGCCTGCTGGCGCACCCCGAGGCCGAGGTGTTCGATGCCGAAGATGCCGGCACGGTGATGCGCTTCCTGACCGCGTACCTGGCTGTTACGGGGCGTCGTACTACGCTTACCGGCACCGCCCGCATGCTGGAGCGGCCCATTGGCGTGTTGGTTGATGCCCTGCGCAAGCTTGGGGCCAACATCGGGTACCTAGGGCGCGAAGGCTACCCACCGCTGCAGCTCAACGGCTTCGAGCCCGGCGCGGCAACTACGCTAGCCGTGCGCGGCGACATCAGCAGCCAGTTTATTTCGGCCCTCATGATGGTAGGGCCGCTTATTCCGGGCGGCCTCAACCTGCAGCTGACGGGGCACATTGGTTCGCGCCCTTACATCACCATGACGGCCAGCCTGATGCGCCACTTTGGCGCGCAGGTAGAGGTGCGCGACCGGGACGTGCGCGTGGCCCCCAAGCCCTATAAACCCGCCGATTATACCATTGAGGCTGATTGGTCGGCGGCCAGCTATTGGTACGCCATGGTGGCCCTAGGTCCGGCGGGGTCGCAAATACACCTGCCCGGTTTACGCCGCCAATCCTGGCAAGGCGACCAAGCCATTATGTACCTGATGGACCCGCTGGGCGTGCACACCGAGTTCGTGGCCGATGGCGTCATTCTTAGGCAGGCACCGGCCAAGGAGCGCGCCGGCCACGTGGCCATGAACTTCACCGACTGCCCCGACCTGGCCCAAACCATTGCCGTTACGGCTGCTGCCACCGGCGTAACCGTTGACATGGTAGGCCTCGAAAGCTTGCGCATCAAAGAAACCGACCGCATTGCGGCCCTGCAGAACGAGCTCGGTAAGTTCGGCGCATCGCTCACGGCCGAAGAGCGCGACATGTTTCGGGTATCGGCGCCGCAGCTGCACGTAAACGGCCAATCCGTTGCCACATACCACGACCACCGCATGGCCATGGCCTTCGCGCCGTTGGCGCTGCGCGGCAAAATAGATGTGGAAACCCCGGCCGTGGTGCGCAAATCGTACCCGTTCTTCTGGGAGGAGCTACGCCAAGCCGGGTTTAAGATGTAG
- the aroB gene encoding 3-dehydroquinate synthase: MTDAIHIGPEALPALAALLSRPGTTRVAVLADTNTARLCYHALKPHLPEAHLLIEVPAGEEHKTLATSERVWSELTEHRFDRHSVLVCLGGGVISDLGSFCAALYKRGMRCAVVPTTLLAQVDAAIGGKTGVDFMGYKNHLGVFQLPEAVCIDTAFLSTLDPRELRAGYAEVVKHWLIADADAFAEQRHQGLFVEDWTPVVRESVRIKQHIVAQDPTEKGPRKLLNFGHTVGHALESYLLSQAGRSILHGEAVAAGIICESWLSVQKGLLSERELNQIGTFLFSVFEKVQFVTLETQAIAELALQDKKNQGSTINCTLLEGIGRGVYDQPVSVAEIADSLRYYHRL; this comes from the coding sequence ATGACTGACGCAATCCACATCGGCCCCGAGGCGCTGCCGGCGTTGGCGGCCCTGCTTAGCCGCCCCGGCACCACGCGCGTGGCCGTGCTGGCCGATACCAACACCGCCCGCCTGTGTTACCACGCCCTCAAGCCCCACTTGCCCGAAGCGCACCTGCTGATTGAGGTGCCCGCCGGCGAGGAGCACAAAACCCTGGCCACCAGCGAGCGGGTGTGGAGCGAACTGACGGAACACCGCTTCGATCGGCATAGCGTGCTGGTGTGCTTGGGCGGCGGCGTCATCTCCGACCTAGGCAGCTTTTGCGCGGCCCTTTACAAGCGGGGCATGCGCTGCGCGGTGGTGCCTACCACGTTGCTGGCGCAGGTAGATGCGGCCATCGGCGGCAAAACCGGCGTCGACTTTATGGGCTACAAAAACCACCTGGGCGTGTTTCAGCTGCCCGAGGCCGTGTGCATCGACACCGCGTTCCTAAGCACCCTCGACCCGCGCGAGCTGCGCGCCGGCTACGCCGAGGTGGTAAAACACTGGCTGATTGCCGATGCCGACGCCTTTGCTGAGCAGCGCCACCAAGGCTTGTTTGTGGAAGACTGGACGCCCGTGGTGCGCGAATCGGTGCGGATAAAGCAGCACATTGTGGCGCAAGACCCCACCGAGAAAGGCCCGCGCAAGCTCCTGAATTTCGGCCACACCGTGGGCCACGCGCTCGAGAGCTACTTGCTAAGCCAAGCCGGCCGCAGCATTTTGCACGGCGAGGCGGTAGCCGCGGGCATCATCTGCGAAAGCTGGCTGTCGGTGCAAAAAGGCCTGCTATCGGAGCGCGAGCTAAACCAGATCGGAACGTTCCTGTTCTCGGTATTCGAAAAAGTGCAGTTCGTAACGCTCGAAACCCAAGCCATTGCCGAGCTGGCCCTGCAAGACAAGAAAAACCAGGGCAGCACCATCAACTGCACGTTGCTCGAGGGCATCGGCCGCGGCGTGTACGACCAGCCCGTGAGCGTAGCCGAAATTGCCGATTCGCTGCGCTACTACCACCGGCTGTAA
- a CDS encoding YdeI/OmpD-associated family protein produces the protein MEQKALFDGEIRLAKFSGKGAWTYAPLPPLPIPGRNAFGLAKVTGSIDAYELPLSNLMPMGNGRSFLPVKAEVRKIIGKQAGDTVRLVLYAEAQPLAVSDEDLLACLADAPAAEATYARLSPPEQTAWLNWVRAAPTDDAKVARMVAALARLEAGVASPPSK, from the coding sequence GTGGAACAGAAAGCGCTTTTCGACGGCGAGATACGCCTGGCAAAGTTTTCGGGCAAAGGCGCCTGGACGTACGCTCCGCTGCCGCCCCTGCCAATACCCGGCCGCAATGCATTTGGCCTGGCCAAGGTAACCGGCTCCATCGATGCGTATGAACTGCCGCTCAGCAACCTGATGCCAATGGGCAACGGCCGCAGCTTTTTGCCCGTGAAGGCGGAAGTTCGCAAAATCATCGGCAAGCAAGCCGGCGACACGGTGCGCCTGGTGCTCTACGCCGAGGCCCAGCCGCTGGCAGTGTCCGACGAGGATTTGCTGGCCTGCCTGGCCGATGCGCCTGCGGCCGAAGCAACGTATGCCCGCCTTAGCCCACCCGAACAAACCGCATGGCTGAACTGGGTGCGCGCCGCCCCCACCGACGACGCCAAGGTAGCCCGCATGGTTGCGGCGCTGGCGCGGCTGGAGGCCGGCGTGGCCTCGCCGCCAAGCAAATAA
- a CDS encoding bifunctional 3-deoxy-7-phosphoheptulonate synthase/chorismate mutase type II, with product MELDTYFTRLLARKGQPLLLAGPCSAETEEQVMATARGLQGLGVDLFRAGIWKPRTRPGSFEGIGAVGLKWLQRVKQEAGLAVTVEVATPRHVEECLAHGVDVVWIGARTTVNPFAVQELAEALGGTGVPVMVKNPVNPDLALWAGALERLDRAGVRDLAAIHRGFSTGAPSKYRNAPTWAIPIELKTRFPELPLICDPSHISGRRDLLLPVAQKALDLDYDGLMLETHPDPENAWSDAEQQVTPFRLAEMLHELKHRYRSTENLDYLNKAEELRHKMDVADQEIIEALARRMALVEELAEYKKQNNVKILQLDRWNEIYQSRPEWAARLNVNDKFVAELYKLIHIESIRKQTEILQRPE from the coding sequence ATGGAACTCGACACGTATTTTACCCGGTTGCTGGCCCGCAAAGGGCAGCCGCTGCTGCTGGCCGGCCCTTGCTCGGCCGAAACCGAAGAGCAAGTAATGGCCACCGCCCGCGGCCTGCAGGGGTTGGGCGTCGATTTATTCAGGGCCGGTATCTGGAAGCCGCGCACCCGGCCTGGCTCGTTCGAGGGCATTGGCGCGGTGGGCCTAAAGTGGTTGCAGCGCGTGAAGCAGGAAGCCGGCCTGGCCGTAACCGTGGAAGTGGCCACGCCGCGCCACGTGGAAGAATGCCTTGCGCACGGCGTGGATGTGGTATGGATTGGGGCCCGCACCACCGTAAACCCCTTTGCCGTGCAGGAGCTAGCCGAAGCCCTAGGTGGCACCGGCGTGCCCGTGATGGTGAAGAACCCCGTGAACCCCGACCTGGCTTTGTGGGCTGGTGCCCTGGAGCGCCTCGACCGCGCCGGCGTGCGCGATTTAGCGGCCATTCACCGCGGGTTTAGCACGGGCGCGCCCAGCAAATACCGCAACGCGCCTACCTGGGCCATTCCAATTGAGCTGAAAACGCGCTTTCCGGAGCTGCCGCTCATCTGCGACCCCAGCCACATCAGCGGCCGGCGCGATTTGTTGCTCCCCGTAGCGCAAAAGGCCCTCGACCTGGACTACGACGGCCTGATGCTGGAAACGCACCCCGACCCCGAAAATGCCTGGAGCGACGCCGAGCAGCAGGTAACGCCCTTCAGGCTGGCCGAAATGCTGCACGAGCTAAAGCACCGTTACCGCTCCACCGAAAACCTCGACTACCTGAACAAGGCCGAGGAGTTGCGCCATAAAATGGACGTGGCCGACCAGGAAATTATCGAGGCCCTGGCGCGCCGCATGGCTTTGGTGGAGGAACTGGCCGAGTACAAAAAGCAGAACAACGTCAAGATTCTGCAGCTCGACCGCTGGAACGAAATTTACCAAAGCCGCCCCGAATGGGCTGCCCGCCTGAACGTGAACGACAAGTTTGTGGCCGAGCTCTACAAGCTTATTCACATCGAGAGCATCCGGAAGCAAACCGAAATACTGCAGCGGCCGGAGTAG
- a CDS encoding proline dehydrogenase family protein: MPEPQTHPSVSFDNTAVAFASKSDGELKQMYALFAAMNNKGLVDLGGGMMKRALSWGLPGSKTIIKHTIFKQFCGGETIAECKPVIAELGKFNIGTILDYSVEGEGNEHSFDHTRDELLKTIDLAAGHPHIPFSVFKVTGVADSALLEKVQAKQPLTPAEQQSYDRAMQRIDALCRRAHEKTVRIFIDAEESWFQDTIDDIARDMMRRYNQERAIVWNTYQLYRHDRLDALKADHDHAVREGYYLGAKLVRGAYMEKEGRVAQQRGYRNPINPTKQATDELYDETLRFSIDHIERMAICAGTHNEASSRLLTELLAEAGLAPNDERVWFAQLYGMSDNLSYNLAHAGYNTAKYVPYGPVEAVMPYLLRRADENTAIAGQSSREFLLIKREMERRRNKVR; the protein is encoded by the coding sequence ATGCCCGAGCCCCAAACCCACCCAAGCGTTTCCTTCGATAATACCGCCGTAGCCTTCGCCTCCAAGTCGGATGGCGAGCTAAAGCAGATGTACGCCCTGTTTGCTGCCATGAACAACAAGGGCCTTGTCGACCTAGGCGGCGGCATGATGAAGCGGGCCCTGAGCTGGGGCTTGCCGGGCAGCAAAACCATCATCAAGCACACCATCTTCAAGCAGTTTTGCGGCGGCGAAACCATTGCTGAGTGCAAGCCGGTAATTGCCGAGCTGGGCAAGTTCAACATCGGCACCATCCTCGATTACTCCGTGGAGGGCGAAGGCAACGAGCACAGCTTCGACCACACCCGCGACGAGCTGCTGAAAACCATCGACCTGGCAGCCGGGCACCCGCACATTCCGTTTTCGGTGTTTAAGGTAACGGGCGTGGCCGATAGCGCGCTGCTCGAAAAGGTGCAAGCCAAGCAGCCGCTCACGCCTGCCGAGCAGCAGTCTTACGACCGCGCCATGCAGCGCATTGATGCCCTGTGCCGCCGCGCCCACGAGAAAACCGTGCGCATTTTCATCGACGCCGAGGAAAGCTGGTTTCAGGATACCATCGACGACATAGCCCGCGACATGATGCGCCGCTACAACCAGGAGCGCGCCATTGTGTGGAATACTTACCAGCTCTACCGCCACGACCGCCTCGACGCTCTGAAGGCCGACCACGACCACGCCGTGCGGGAGGGTTACTACCTGGGCGCCAAGCTGGTACGCGGGGCCTACATGGAAAAGGAAGGCCGCGTGGCGCAGCAGCGCGGCTACCGCAACCCCATCAACCCGACCAAGCAAGCCACCGACGAGCTGTACGACGAGACGCTGCGCTTTTCCATCGACCACATCGAGCGCATGGCCATTTGCGCTGGCACGCACAACGAGGCCTCCTCGCGCTTGCTCACCGAGCTATTGGCCGAAGCCGGCCTGGCCCCCAACGACGAGCGCGTGTGGTTTGCCCAGCTCTACGGCATGAGCGACAACCTGAGCTACAACCTCGCCCACGCCGGCTACAACACGGCCAAGTACGTGCCCTACGGCCCCGTAGAAGCCGTGATGCCCTACCTGCTGCGCCGCGCCGACGAAAACACCGCCATTGCCGGCCAAAGCAGCCGCGAGTTTCTGTTAATCAAGCGCGAAATGGAGCGCCGCCGAAACAAAGTGCGCTAG